Within the Saccharomonospora amisosensis genome, the region GCCACCGCCTCACTCGGCACGTACGGCACGTTGGCGACCAAGACATCGACCCGGCCCCGCAGCCCGGCGGGAAGTGGCTCGTCGAGGTCGCCCTCATACACGACCGCATCGGTGCCTGCCAGATTGCGGCGCGCGCACCCAACGGCGGCGGGCTCGAGATCGGCGGCGTGCAGTTGGATCCCCGGCACAGCCGCGAGGATGGCGGCACCGATGGCGCCGCAGCCGCAGCACAGGTCCACCACGACGGCACCGGGCCGGGCAAGCGTCGCTGCCTGTCGCGCGAGGAACTCGGTGCGGCGGCGAGGAACGAACACGCCGGGGTCCACGGCGACGCGCAGCCCGCAGAACTCAGCCCAGCCGAGGACGTGTTCCAGCGGAACACCCGACACCCGCCGGTCGAGCAACAGGCGAAGCTCGGCCGGGTCCGTGGTGGCCGCGCTCAGGAGGTGGGCCTCGTCCTCCGCGAACACGCAGCCCGCCGCCCTGAGGGTGCGGACCAGCATGGCTTGATCAAGGGGGAGTGACATCGAAAGCGCCCTTCGAGTGCCGTGGGCGCTCACGCTCGTCGAGCGGTCAGCGGACCGCCGGGGTGAGCACCCGAACGTTACTGGCGGAAACGGGTCTCACCTCCTCGGCCGATGTTGCTGCGTGGACCGACCCTACCGGACCGCACCAGTGCCTCGGGCCCTTGCCTTGATCAGGGAAGCCGAAGCCAGCCGGACCAGGTGTGCGCCGACTGAGCCGAAGACTGGTATTTCTATACCGACAGACGCTAGGGTGCCGGTATAGAAATACCAACACTCCGGAACGTGCGAGGCACTCGTGATCGAACTGAAGACGTCCGCGGAGATACAACGAATGCACCTGGCAGGCCGGTTCGTCGCCGAGGTGCTCTCCGAGGTCGGCCGGCTTGCCGATGTCGGCGTGAACCTCCTGGACCTGGAGCACCACGTGCGCGGCATGCTCGGACGACGCGGGGCGCAGTCGTGCTACTGGGACTACGCGCCGTCCTTCGGAAGGGGCCCGTTTCGCAACGTCATCTGCCTGTCGGTCAACGACGCTGTCCTGCACGGTTTGCCCCACGACTACACCCTTCGCGACGGGGACGTGCTCAGCATGGACCTCGCCGCCAGTATCGACGGTTGGGTGGCCGACTCGGCGCGCACGATCGTCGTCGGAACCGCCGCCGAGCAGGACCTGCGGCTCATTCGCGCGACCGAGGAGGCGCTGGAGGCGGCGATCGACGCGGCGCGCCCGGGAAACCGGCTGGGGGACATCTCCTCGGCGATCTGGGCGGTGGCCCGTGACTACGGCTATCCGGTCAACGCCGAGTTCGGTGGCCACGGGCTGGGCCGCACCATGCACGAGGAGCCGCACGTGTCCAACCGGGGCAGGGCCGGACGCGGCCTCACCCTCCGCCCAGGCCTGACCCTCGCGCTCGAACCCTGGTTCGCCCGTACGACCGACCGCATCCGCTACGACGCCGACGGCTGGACGATTCGGTCGGCCGATGGCTCACGCACTGCCCACTCCGAACACACGATCGCCATCACAGCCGACGCCCCCTTGGTGCTCACCCGGCGTGAATCGGAGCGCCCCGCGACGCGGTCGAGCACCGCCGGCAGGCTATCCACAACGGACGGCTGATCGCGGAGCCTCGCGACGCCGGGCAGTCCGGTGGCTGTCGCCGCGTCGGCTACCAAGCGGGCAGGCTGACTCGCAGCCGCAGGCCGTGCGCGACGGCCACGCGGTCGACGATCGTGGTCGTGTGCCAGCCGCGCAGCCCGGCGTGCAGGGCCGCGCGCACCCGGGGCAGCCGCCGGACGTGCCGGAGGAACGAACCCCGGCGCAGCACCCGCCCTCGGCTGCGTTGACCGGCGGCGGCCTGCTCGGGCGGGCACTCCACCCACACGAAGTGCCGGGCACGCCCAGCGAGCTGCCCCAGCAGTCGCAGCCATGCCCTGGTCGCCGCGCCGGTCGCGGGATCGTGCACCACTACCGGGCTGGCGTCGCGCAGGACGTGCCACGTCACGCGAAGCCGGTGCAGGACATGCACCAGTGGTCGGTACCGCGAGTACGGCGTCCTCGGCAGCAGAGCGCGGAGTCGGTCCCGCAGCTGGTCCGAATCCAGCACCGTGACCGGAGTGTCCGATTCGGTGCAGCGCAGCAGTGTGCTCTTGCCGGATCCGGGTAGCCCCGCGATGACCACCAGTGCCCTTGGTTCGATCGTCAGACGCCGCATGAAGGGGCCAACGAACGCCGAGCGGGCGTAGTTCACCGCGAGCGGCCTCCTCGTTGCGCAAGTGCCACCACGTGCCGGCGACAGCGACGCGGTGGCGTGAACCATATCTCGACTGGCGTGGACTCAACGGCGAGTTGGAGCCGCTGCTGACGAACCGGACGAGCGGCCCGAGGACGCTACTTGACATAATGTAGCTTATCGGCGCGCAAGGTACGGGAGTCGAAGTAGATGCGACTACTCCCGCCCCCTCGACATTGGCCGCAGTTGACCAAGCTCTGGCCGGTGCCGATCAGCGCCGACGCGCTCGGGTTCGCGAGCGTGCACTCCCGGTGCAGCGCGGCCAGGCGCGAAGTGGGATGATCTCTGCGCGATCAAGCATTGGAGGTTGTCCGGCTTCGCCGGTGGATGGCGTTTTTCACTCGGTTCTGACAGGGGGTGCCGCAGAACCGGCGAGTGCCATTCTTGGAGTGGTCGACATAGACCCGGTCACACCTCGGGGCGCCGCAGATGCCGAGGCGGCCAGCGCCGGTGCTGCCGATGGCCATCGTGAGGGCGGCAGCACATCCGGCAGCCCAGCCGACACCTAGGTCGCTCGTCGGGCCGTGAAAGTGCATGTGCCACTCGTGGCCGAAACGGTCCAGGCGAGGCTGCGGTTGGCACCATTCGAGTAGCGCGTTGACCTTGCTCCCCGCCTCGTCGAGGTCGTCGGCCTCGATGGCCTCGAACACATGTCGTGCTTCTACGGCAAAGCGAGTCAGCAAGCGCTCGTCCTCTTCGGTGACCTCGGGGACATGACCGTCCCGGACTAGCGCCGCGCCCAATGCCTGTCGCCGCTCCATGCCGGTGGGTGGCTGCCAGTCACGACCGGCGGACTCGGTGCCGGTCAACAGATTCACCAAGTCGGTTCCAACGCGCAACAGGTCCATGACGTGACTGTCAAAACGCATTTGACCAGTCTAATGGCGGGCTCTATGTTGGTGTCCGTGACTGCCAAACGCATTTTAGACAGTCCCACTGGGGTGTGCTCGTCGGCGAGACTGCCGCGCGCCGTGAAGGTCCTGCTCGTGGCGCGCTTCGTCAACCGGATGGGGGCTTTCTCGATGCCCTTTCTGGCCTCACTGCTCGTGCATGACCACGGAGCGAGCGCGCGTGTGGCGGGCCTTGTGGTCGGTGCATTCGGCTTGGCGACGATTCCGTCGCGACTGATCGGCGGTCTGCTCGCTACGCGCGTGGGCACCAAGCCCGCAGTTCTGATCGGACTCGCAGGTACCGCCGCTGCTCAACTGCTGGTCGCGGCCGCACCAGGGTTGGCGGTCGCCCTCGTCGGGGCGGTCCTGCTCGGGTTGTGCTTCGAGATCTACGAGCCGGCGAGCCAGGGTCTCGTCGCCGATGTCACCGCGGAAGAATCCCTGCCCCGCGCCTACGGATTGTTAGGGGCGACCTTGGCGGCTGCGGGGTTGCTCGCAGGCCTGCTTGCGGCCGCAGTGGGGCGTGTCGGTCTGTCCTGGCTGTTCGCCGCCGACGCCATCAGCGCGGTCGCTTGTCTGGTCCTGGTCGCCGCATGGCTCCCCGCTACCCCGCCATCCGGCGCAGGTGACGGACCCAATCCAATGTCCTCGCCGTGGAGGGACACGGGGTTGTGGTTGCTGATGACCACCGGCACCACGTTCGCCGCCGTCTACATGCTCATCCCCATGGCCATGCCGCTCGCGCTTGTGGCGGCGGATCGACCCGCGTCGGATGCGGGGCTACTTCAAGCCCTGGCCGCATTGGTCATTATCGCGGCGCAGCCGCTGCTGCGACACAGCGCGAACATCACCGGTCGAATCGTTGCCGGGTACGGTCTCCTCGCCGTGGGGTTAGCAGTCGCAGGACTCCACATGACCATGGCTGGTTATGTCGCCGCGACGATCATCATCGCCCTGGGGGACGTGCTACTCCTTGGATACTCCTACACGCTTGTCGCCGCCATTGCGCCGGAAGGCTCCAAGGCCACGTACTTCGCCATTTACGGCATTACCTGGGGTGTCGCCCTCACGGTGGGCCCACCTGCCATGGGCCAGTTGCTCGACAACGGCTTCGGAACATTCTGGCTAGCCTGCTCCGCCGTGATGCTAGCCACCGGCATCGCTCAAGTGGTCATCAACCGAGTGATCCGGGTCGGCAAACTCGAACGGGCTTGACCGCACTCCACTGGTGATCTCGCCGTGAATCTCCGCCCTACTCCCGGCTCGTGAACTCCCGTTCCCGCCAGTTGATGTCCGTGCCCGAACCGGCGCGTTCTCGGTGTCCTCGGTGGCCGTCACCACGTCCTCGGCCGCGCAGCGCAACTGGAACAGCCGGTCCTGCAACATGGCTAGCTCCGTGGCGGACAGTACGACGGCGTCTTCCGGCAGCCCGCCGCGCTGCACGGCGAGCCGGCGCTCGTAGGCGCGCTGCCTGCAGGACTGGCCGCAGTAACGGCGACGGCGGCCGACCGTGCCACCGTGCCGCAACCGCTGCCCACACCAACCGCAATGGGTCGGCACCGGCTTGCGCAGTCGAGCCAATTCGTCACGTGACGCAATTGCGGGGGTGGTGTGCTCGGCCGGTTCGCTCACTTCGCCGACCCTAACCGGTCACCACACGCTCATGCCTCGGCCACGCCGAGCAGGCACACTGACCGTATGACCGTGGCGCATCCCTACCTCGCCGAGCCGCTGCCACGAGCGTTCGCGCACCGGGGTTGGCATGTAGGCGAGCTGGCGAACATGGAGAACTCCCTGCCGGCCTTTCGGCAGGCCGTCGCGGAGGGCTACCGCTACATCGAGACCGACGTGCACGCCACCTCCGACGGCGTGGTCGTGGTGCACCACGACGCGTCGCTGGACCGCACCACCGACGGCACCGGGCCGATCGCCAGGCAGTCGTGGAACACCGTTCGCCGTGCGAAGGTCGGTGGCAAGGCAGGCGTGTCGCGGCTGGAGGACGTGCTGGAGGAGCTACCGGGCGCGTTCTTCAACGTCGACGTCAAGGCGGGCGCGGCGGTGGAGCCGTTCGTGCGCGCGCTGCGGCGTACCAATGCCTTCGACCGGGTGGCCGCCGCGTCGTTCTCCGACGCGCGACTGGCGCGTCTGCGCAAGCTGGCGGGCCCACGGCTGATCACCTCGCTCGGCCCGCGCTCAGCGGCCGTGCTGTGGGCCAACGGCTGGCTGCCGTTCCTGCGACCGGGCTTCCTCAGCCGGGGCGTCATGGCGCAGGTCCCGCTGCGGCAGGGCCCCATGACGATCGTGGACCGGGCGTTCCTGCGCGCGGCCACCAGGGCTGGCATCGAGGTGCACACCTGGACGATCGACGACAAGGAACAGATGCGGGCGTTGCTGGACCTCGGCGTGCACGGCATCGTGACCGACAGGCCGGACCTGCTGCGCGAGTTGCTGATCGAACGTGGCGCGTGGCAGCCGGGCGCAGGCGGGCAGCACGGCGACGCGGTCAGTTGACAGCCGGCTGAGTGCCAGCACAGCGCGGCCGAGTACTCTCCGCTCACCAACCTGAGAACCGTGCGAGGAGCCCGGCATGAGCACGCTCCCCCATGGCCCCGTTCCGGCCACCGACCCGCGGGAACGCAAGCGCGAACAGCGTGGCTGGTACTTCTACGACTGGGCGAACTCCACGTTCTTCACCTCGGTCATCACCGTGTTCGGCGCGCTGTACATGAGTTCGGTGGCGGCGGCCGACGCAAGGGACGACTTCGCCCGCAACGGGCCCACGCCGTGCGTGAACCCCGACGGCACCGACAACTACCTGCGCGACTGCGACATCAGCCTGCTGGGGTTCGAGTTCCCCGCTGGGTCGTTGTGGGGCTACCTGCTGGCCGTGGCCACCGTGGTCCAGGTGCTGGTGCTGCCGATCACCGGCGCCATCGCCGACCGCAGCCAGTACAAGAAGCGCATCCTCGGTTTCTTCGCCTTCCTCGGTGCCGCCGCCTCGGCGCTGCTGTTCTTCATGACCGACGGTTTGTGGCAGCTCGGCGTCGTGCTCTACATCCTGGGCAACATCGGCTACGGGGCCTCGATCGTCACCTACTACTCCTTCCTGCCCGACATCGCCACGCCCGACGAACGCGATGTCGTGTCGGCGCGAGGCTGGGCTTTCGGTTATCTCGGCGGCGGCATCGCGCTGGCGCTGCAGCTGGCGTTCTACCTCAACCGGGACGCCTTCGGGGTCAGCGAGTCCACGGCCGTGCGGATCTGCTTCCTCACCTCGGGGCTGTGGTGGGCAGCCTTCACGATCATTCCGCTTCGCAGGTTGCGGGAACACCAGCGCCCGCACGGCAGCGAGCACGGAGCGTCGGTGCTGCGGGCGGGTTTCACCGAGTTGCGCCAGACGATCAGCGCCGCCCGGGCGTTCCCGCTGACGCTGGCGTTCCTGGGCGCCTACCTGGTCTACACCGACGGCATCTCCACCGTGGTCGCCGTCTCCGCGCAGTACGGCAAGGAGGAGCTGCGGTTCTCCAACGAGGTGCTCATCGCCACCATCCTGGTCATCCAGTTCGTCGCCTACCTCGGCGGAATGGCTCACGGCCTGGTCGCAAGGCGGATCGGCGCGAAGAAGACCATCCTCGGCAGCCTGGTGATCTGGATGGTCGTCGTGGCATCGGCCTACTTCATCCAGGCAGGTCAGGAGTTGCAGTTCTATGCCGTGGCCGCGGGTATCGGGCTGGTGCTGGGCGGCACCAACGCGCTGTCGCGCTCGCTGTACAGCCAGCTGATCCCGGCCGGCAAGGAGGCGCAGTACTACTCGCTGTACGAGATCGGTGAGCGCGGTACGTCCTGGCTGGGTCCGCTGCTGTTCGCCGCGGTGGGTCAGGCGACGGGGTCGTTCAGGTACGCCATCATCGCGTTGCTGGTGTTCTTCGTGGTGGGCTTCGTGCTGGTGGCGCTGGTGCCGGTGAGAAGGGCCATCGCGGCGGCGGGTAACCGCGAACCCGCCGTGTTGTAGCCGCCGCCCCGGTCGGGGGTTCACCACGTCAGCCGGTGAGGTGAAACCCATGCCGACACGCGCGTCGACGCGTTCGGCTACGGTGAGTTACCGGGTACTTTGACGACGGTACCTCCGCCTCGGCAGAGGCGGAGCAGGTGCCCCTGGTCAGGGGCAGCTCCGGCTGATGTGGCCTGGACCGCACCGCTAGCCCAGGAGGGGGAAATCCCCAGGAGGGGGGCCGTGACGCGTCACGCGAACGCGTCACATGTCTCCCTAGATTGAGAAAGCCGTTCCGCGCGGGGTGAGGCTTGCCCGCTCGTGAGTAACGACATGGTCTGTTGGGAATTCAACCGGCCTAGCGTGTCGTTGCACAGGGTGAGCATCGCCCTGGCTCCTGAACGGGAGCCGACTGAAAGGACCCCATCATGGCCGACCGTGTTCTTCGTGGAAGCCGGTTGGGAGCGGTCAGCTACGAGACCGACCGCAATCACGACCTCGCCCCTCGACGTACCGTTCGCTACTCGTGTCCCAAGGGCCACGAGTTCGAGGTGCCGTTCTCGGACGATGCCGAGATTCCGTCGGTGTGGGAATGCCGGTTGCACGGCAGTGAGTCGGAGATCGTGGACGGCGGGCAGCCTGAGCCCAAGGAGGCCAAGCCCCCGAGGACTCACTGGGACATGCTGCTCGAGCGACGTTCCATCCCGGAGTTGGAGGAGTTGCTCAACGAGCGACTCGCCGAGTTGAAGGGCAGGCGAGGCCGCACGGCGTAGCGGCCGCGAGCCGACCGCTCCCCCTTGGCAGGCGGCGGGCCCCCGCGACAGTGACTGTCGCGGGGGCCCGCCGCTGTCATGAGGTCAGCGCCGCACGCGTGACCGCGACGAGCGCAGCCCGCGCAGCAGCGTCCGCAGTTGCTCGGCCCGGTGGCGCAGGCCCCACTGCGCGACCTTCAGCGCGGCCTCCCCCACGATCGAGCCGCTCATCTTCGACTCACCGGATTCCCGCTCGGTGAAGGTGATCGGCACTTCGAGCACGTCGAAGCCCGCCTGCACGGTGCGCCAGGTGAGGTCGATCTGGAAGCAGTAGCCCTGCGAGGTGACCTCGTCCAGTGCCAGCTTCTCCAGCACCGGTCGCCGGTAGGCGCGAAACCCCGCGGTGATGTCGTTGACCCGCACACCCAGCGCCAACTGGGAGTACAGGTTGGCCACCCGCGAGAGCAACTGGCGGTGCCTCGGCCAGTTGACGACGGCGCCGCCGGGCACGTAGCGGGACCCGATGACCAGGTCGGCGTCGGCGAGGGCGGCCAGGACCCTCGGCAGGTCCTCCGGCGCGTGCGAGCCGTCGGCGTCCATCTCCACCAGCGTGGCGTAGCCGCGGTCGATCCCCCAGCGGAACCCGGTGATGTAGGCGGCGCCCAGTCCGGCTTTCTGGGTGCGGTGCAGCACGTGGACGCGGCTGTCGGCAGCGGCCAGCTCGTCGGCGACCTCGCCGGTGCCGTCAGGGCTGCCGTCGTCGACGACCAGTGCGTGGACCTGCGGGAGCGCGGCGTGTAGCCGTTCCAGCAGTGGCGTGAGGTTCTCCCG harbors:
- a CDS encoding AAA family ATPase — protein: MNYARSAFVGPFMRRLTIEPRALVVIAGLPGSGKSTLLRCTESDTPVTVLDSDQLRDRLRALLPRTPYSRYRPLVHVLHRLRVTWHVLRDASPVVVHDPATGAATRAWLRLLGQLAGRARHFVWVECPPEQAAAGQRSRGRVLRRGSFLRHVRRLPRVRAALHAGLRGWHTTTIVDRVAVAHGLRLRVSLPAW
- a CDS encoding MFS transporter — translated: MSTLPHGPVPATDPRERKREQRGWYFYDWANSTFFTSVITVFGALYMSSVAAADARDDFARNGPTPCVNPDGTDNYLRDCDISLLGFEFPAGSLWGYLLAVATVVQVLVLPITGAIADRSQYKKRILGFFAFLGAAASALLFFMTDGLWQLGVVLYILGNIGYGASIVTYYSFLPDIATPDERDVVSARGWAFGYLGGGIALALQLAFYLNRDAFGVSESTAVRICFLTSGLWWAAFTIIPLRRLREHQRPHGSEHGASVLRAGFTELRQTISAARAFPLTLAFLGAYLVYTDGISTVVAVSAQYGKEELRFSNEVLIATILVIQFVAYLGGMAHGLVARRIGAKKTILGSLVIWMVVVASAYFIQAGQELQFYAVAAGIGLVLGGTNALSRSLYSQLIPAGKEAQYYSLYEIGERGTSWLGPLLFAAVGQATGSFRYAIIALLVFFVVGFVLVALVPVRRAIAAAGNREPAVL
- a CDS encoding polyprenol monophosphomannose synthase, translated to MAEGKPHTGAIDPVLVIIPTYNERENLTPLLERLHAALPQVHALVVDDGSPDGTGEVADELAAADSRVHVLHRTQKAGLGAAYITGFRWGIDRGYATLVEMDADGSHAPEDLPRVLAALADADLVIGSRYVPGGAVVNWPRHRQLLSRVANLYSQLALGVRVNDITAGFRAYRRPVLEKLALDEVTSQGYCFQIDLTWRTVQAGFDVLEVPITFTERESGESKMSGSIVGEAALKVAQWGLRHRAEQLRTLLRGLRSSRSRVRR
- a CDS encoding CGNR zinc finger domain-containing protein yields the protein MRFDSHVMDLLRVGTDLVNLLTGTESAGRDWQPPTGMERRQALGAALVRDGHVPEVTEEDERLLTRFAVEARHVFEAIEADDLDEAGSKVNALLEWCQPQPRLDRFGHEWHMHFHGPTSDLGVGWAAGCAAALTMAIGSTGAGRLGICGAPRCDRVYVDHSKNGTRRFCGTPCQNRVKNAIHRRSRTTSNA
- a CDS encoding glycerophosphodiester phosphodiesterase, whose product is MTVAHPYLAEPLPRAFAHRGWHVGELANMENSLPAFRQAVAEGYRYIETDVHATSDGVVVVHHDASLDRTTDGTGPIARQSWNTVRRAKVGGKAGVSRLEDVLEELPGAFFNVDVKAGAAVEPFVRALRRTNAFDRVAAASFSDARLARLRKLAGPRLITSLGPRSAAVLWANGWLPFLRPGFLSRGVMAQVPLRQGPMTIVDRAFLRAATRAGIEVHTWTIDDKEQMRALLDLGVHGIVTDRPDLLRELLIERGAWQPGAGGQHGDAVS
- a CDS encoding putative protein N(5)-glutamine methyltransferase gives rise to the protein MSLPLDQAMLVRTLRAAGCVFAEDEAHLLSAATTDPAELRLLLDRRVSGVPLEHVLGWAEFCGLRVAVDPGVFVPRRRTEFLARQAATLARPGAVVVDLCCGCGAIGAAILAAVPGIQLHAADLEPAAVGCARRNLAGTDAVVYEGDLDEPLPAGLRGRVDVLVANVPYVPSEAVATMPPEARDHEPRRALDGGADGLSMVRRLAAAALRWLGPTGHVLFEVARSQLPSARTLVGEAGLVPSVRVCEEVGATVLVATLPTSTPPG
- the map gene encoding type I methionyl aminopeptidase, whose translation is MIELKTSAEIQRMHLAGRFVAEVLSEVGRLADVGVNLLDLEHHVRGMLGRRGAQSCYWDYAPSFGRGPFRNVICLSVNDAVLHGLPHDYTLRDGDVLSMDLAASIDGWVADSARTIVVGTAAEQDLRLIRATEEALEAAIDAARPGNRLGDISSAIWAVARDYGYPVNAEFGGHGLGRTMHEEPHVSNRGRAGRGLTLRPGLTLALEPWFARTTDRIRYDADGWTIRSADGSRTAHSEHTIAITADAPLVLTRRESERPATRSSTAGRLSTTDG
- a CDS encoding RNA polymerase-binding protein RbpA; the encoded protein is MADRVLRGSRLGAVSYETDRNHDLAPRRTVRYSCPKGHEFEVPFSDDAEIPSVWECRLHGSESEIVDGGQPEPKEAKPPRTHWDMLLERRSIPELEELLNERLAELKGRRGRTA
- a CDS encoding MFS transporter — translated: MKVLLVARFVNRMGAFSMPFLASLLVHDHGASARVAGLVVGAFGLATIPSRLIGGLLATRVGTKPAVLIGLAGTAAAQLLVAAAPGLAVALVGAVLLGLCFEIYEPASQGLVADVTAEESLPRAYGLLGATLAAAGLLAGLLAAAVGRVGLSWLFAADAISAVACLVLVAAWLPATPPSGAGDGPNPMSSPWRDTGLWLLMTTGTTFAAVYMLIPMAMPLALVAADRPASDAGLLQALAALVIIAAQPLLRHSANITGRIVAGYGLLAVGLAVAGLHMTMAGYVAATIIIALGDVLLLGYSYTLVAAIAPEGSKATYFAIYGITWGVALTVGPPAMGQLLDNGFGTFWLACSAVMLATGIAQVVINRVIRVGKLERA